In Coturnix japonica isolate 7356 chromosome 7, Coturnix japonica 2.1, whole genome shotgun sequence, one DNA window encodes the following:
- the LOC107316590 gene encoding shugoshin 2-like isoform X1: MACRKASEASFVLSDVRERMREKKNGVLRAAKLNASLASKIKTKIINNSSVIKVSLKHNNKALAMALNAEKANAQQLAKEKVILQMELEQCHFQNASLRNKLCFLNNVFKELENLVESVKMARLSEVPTSPLFPSDRQKNSMTEDSWADDIADDHLLSTAAMPLRVPISKPRNLRQQSGSSTAMQKSSLGLQTCAPDKPLETLSVSEDALPPQFAGKTQSHQEENGKNQREGMGAQEAFLDSCPSRESLCATQQNNNLSAPAWESCPLLYEDEMVKRFCDRLSQGHVTQRRKHSAWFAASTQSSNVDIIPHVASTRATWCGITEDSSNFSEDNVQPQLKSPSSLASPTEATVSPNRRLPVKEAFCDQLQAEETGCSVEVDSTSNDVMESIPVKIRSKVKRKTDEIKTVKKTSAGRKKTNVIKTSAKNGPDIPQSKEKNQNAEKPILSEVALWSNRSEASDMEQKACVGALDLKNRGSGVVQCSCSPNKVSIRRTYIVNQPQLSDLGSGGLVQVKKDGIVELQSMESSLLEIPGHAVSSHEDPSVDCSLQNLLLLRDGTSSVRALQEDSSNVTTKSSRRKTNRKTRVICQINDFVGNLPSSMENIPEAKAEEQCKNNQTKRRKTVTKSSCSGQKHEGDFGSFAGVQGIAEDGTRNSLDKHRKRTYVVCPLDLTENLDCVQTDFEKDKVVPSTQCAPGSKASKIPRVKRMVAAQNNKKQTGHPQENEQTKVVNAGSLQKESSCKSRPRRKRKTSASPDTNSVAKQSDDGASVLRESSMELVSKQTVLIKKYFSPTNLLSELGASLEEQIADISLSKKLMDLSQSFESSSVICSADLPVSCGLTDLPVSKSSEAEDKGTTEKSPLCPERSLLFKERTAQKASEEINQVASSFKHCSQSSPSKEPEIKPLQDLTNARTPSLVPSLEEIPERTSRRRPDPACYREPSLKCKLRQGDPFTNTEFLHCSVNKTKKKKRPKPKELTKNIKEELLPVELPTANASKLTAMGDEKQEVM, encoded by the exons ATGGCATGTCGGAAGGCCTCCGAAGCTTCCTTTGTCCTGAGCGATGTACGAGAGCGGATGCGGGAGAAGAAAAACGGCGTCCTGAGGGCCGCTAAGTTGAACGCTTCACTTGCGtcaaaaatcaaaactaaaatcATCA ACAACTCCTCAGTTATTAAAGTTTCCCTAAAGCACAACAATAAAGCACTGGCAATGGCCCTCAATGCAGAGAAAGCTAATGCACAGCAGCTTGCCAAGGAGAAGGTCATCTTGCAGATGGAGTTGGAGCAGTGCCACTTCCAGAATGCTTCTCTGCGAAACAAGCTCTGCTTCCTG AATAACGTCTTCAAAGAACTAGAAAACCTTGTGGAGTCAGTGAAGATGGCTCGGCTTTCTGAG GTCCCTACTAGTCCTTTATTCCCGTCTGATCGCCAGAAGAACAGCATGACTGAAGATAGCTGGGCTGATGATATTGCTGATGATCATCTTCTGAG cactgcagcaatgcCACTGAGGGTACCCATTTCAAAGCCAAGAAATTTGAGACAGCAAAGTGGCAGTTCCACAGCAATGCAGAAGTCCTCATTAGGTCTTCAGACTTGTGCTCCTGATAAGCCCCTGGAAACTTTGTCTGTTTCTGAAGATGCTTTGCCACCACAGTTTGCTGGGAAGACTCAGTCCCAccaggaagaaaatgggaagaacCAGCGTGAAGGAATGGGAGCGCAAGAGGCTTTTCTTGACTCATGTCCCTCCAGAG AGTCCTTGTGTGCTACCCAACAAAATAACAATTTGTCAGCACCTGCCTGGGAAAGTTGTCCACTTCTGTATGAAGATGAAATGGTGAAGCGCTTCTGTGATCGTCTCTCACAAGGGCATGTTacacagaggagaaaacattCCGCTTGGTTTGCAGCCAGCACTCAGTCTTCAAATGTTGATATCATCCCACATGTTGCTTCAACTCGGGCAACCTGGTGTGGTATTACAGAGGATAGCAGCAACTTCAGTGAGGACAACGTACAGCCACAACTCAAATCTCCCAGCTCACTGGCTTCACCTACTGAAGCCACTGTTAGTCCCAATAGAAGACTTCCAGTTAAAGAAGCTTTTTGTGATCAGCTACAGGCTGAAGAAACTGGGTGTAGTGTTGAAGTAGATTCCACCTCTAATGATGTCATGGAGTCCATTCCTGTAAAGATTAGAAGTAAAGTTAAACGTAAAACTGATGAGATAAagactgttaaaaaaacaagtgcaggaagaaagaaaacaaatgtgattaAAACCAGTGCAAAAAATGGTCCTGATATACCccaaagcaaggagaaaaaccAAAATGCAGAGAAGCCTATTTTGTCAGAAGTTGCATTATGGTCTAATAGGTCAGAGGCTTCTGATATGGAGCAGAAGGCTTGTGTTGGAGCTTTGGACTTGAAAAATAGAGGCTCTGGTGTGGTACAGTGTTCATGTTCTCCTAATAAGGTCAGTATCAGAAGAACATACATAGTGAACCAACCACAGCTGAGTGATCTTGGAAGTGGTGGCTTAGTGCAAGTTAAGAAAGATGGAATTGTTGAGCTCCAAAGCATGGAGAGCAGCTTGTTAGAAATACCAGGTCATGCTGTCTCAAGTCATGAAGATCCCTCAGTTGATTGCAGTCTGCAAAATCTACTTTTGTTGAGGGATGGGACTTCAAGTGTGCGTGCTTTACAGGAAGACTCATCAAATGTGACCACAAAGAGTAGCAGACGGAAAACCAATAGAAAAACTAGAGTAATTTGTCAAATAAATGACTTTGTGGGGAATTTGCCGAGCAGCATGGAAAATATACCCGAGGCCAAAGCTGAAGAGCAGTGTAAAAACAATCAgacaaagaggaggaaaactgTCACAAAAAGCAGTTGTAGTGGTCAGAAACACGAAGGTGATTTTGGGTCTTTtgcaggtgttcaaggaatAGCTGAGGATGGCACAAGGAATTCGCTAGATAAACACAGAAAGAGGACTTATGTTGTCTGTCCTTTGGATCTTACAGAAAACTTGGATTGTGTCCAGACAGATTTTGAAAAGGATAAAGTGGTACCATCAACACAATGTGCTCCTGGGAGCAAGGCTAGCAAAATTCCCAGAGTTAAGAGGATGGTAGCTGCTcagaacaataaaaaacaaacagggcaTCCTCAAGAAAATGAGCAAACTAAAGTTGTCAATGCTGGttctttgcaaaaagaaagcagttgcAAATCAAGGCCTCggaggaagagaaaaacctCTGCTTCTCCAGACACCAATTCTGTAGCCAAGCAGAGTGATGATGGTGCCAGTGTCCTCCGTGAAAGTTCTATGGAACTTGTATCTAAGCAAACTGTGctaattaagaaatatttctcccCTACCAATCTGCTGTCTGAGCTGGGTGCTTCCCTAGAAGAGCAGATAGCTGACATATCACTTTCAAAGAAACTTATGGACCTTTCACAGAGCTTTGAGTCCTCCTCTGTGATCTGTTCTGCAGATTTGCCTGTCAGCTGTGGGCTCACAGATCTGCCAGTTTCCAAAAGCTCAGAGGCTGAAGACAAAGGGACTACAGAAAAATCCCCTCTTTGTCCAGAAAGGTCTCTGCTGTTTAAAGAAAGGACGGCacaaaaagcatctgaagaaaTAAACCAGGTTGCGTCAAGTTTTAAACATTGTTCCCAGAGTTCACCTTCAAAGGAACCTG AGATCAAGCCGCTACAGGATTTGACCAATGCCAGGACTCCATCTCTCGTCCCCAGCTTGGAAGAAATACCAGAACGCACATCCAGACGGAGACCGGACCCAGCCTGCTACAGAGAGCCAAGTCTCAAGTG CAAACTGAGGCAGGGTGACCCGTTTACAAACACAGAGTTCCTCCACTGCTCtgttaacaaaacaaaaaagaagaaaaggcccAAACCCAAGGAATTGACcaaaaatatcaaagaagaaCTTCTTCCTGTAGAACTTCCCACTGCCAACGCAAGCAAACTAACAGCAATGGGAGATGAGAAGCAAGAAGTGATGTAG
- the LOC107316590 gene encoding uncharacterized protein LOC107316590 isoform X2: MALNAEKANAQQLAKEKVILQMELEQCHFQNASLRNKLCFLNNVFKELENLVESVKMARLSEVPTSPLFPSDRQKNSMTEDSWADDIADDHLLSTAAMPLRVPISKPRNLRQQSGSSTAMQKSSLGLQTCAPDKPLETLSVSEDALPPQFAGKTQSHQEENGKNQREGMGAQEAFLDSCPSRESLCATQQNNNLSAPAWESCPLLYEDEMVKRFCDRLSQGHVTQRRKHSAWFAASTQSSNVDIIPHVASTRATWCGITEDSSNFSEDNVQPQLKSPSSLASPTEATVSPNRRLPVKEAFCDQLQAEETGCSVEVDSTSNDVMESIPVKIRSKVKRKTDEIKTVKKTSAGRKKTNVIKTSAKNGPDIPQSKEKNQNAEKPILSEVALWSNRSEASDMEQKACVGALDLKNRGSGVVQCSCSPNKVSIRRTYIVNQPQLSDLGSGGLVQVKKDGIVELQSMESSLLEIPGHAVSSHEDPSVDCSLQNLLLLRDGTSSVRALQEDSSNVTTKSSRRKTNRKTRVICQINDFVGNLPSSMENIPEAKAEEQCKNNQTKRRKTVTKSSCSGQKHEGDFGSFAGVQGIAEDGTRNSLDKHRKRTYVVCPLDLTENLDCVQTDFEKDKVVPSTQCAPGSKASKIPRVKRMVAAQNNKKQTGHPQENEQTKVVNAGSLQKESSCKSRPRRKRKTSASPDTNSVAKQSDDGASVLRESSMELVSKQTVLIKKYFSPTNLLSELGASLEEQIADISLSKKLMDLSQSFESSSVICSADLPVSCGLTDLPVSKSSEAEDKGTTEKSPLCPERSLLFKERTAQKASEEINQVASSFKHCSQSSPSKEPEIKPLQDLTNARTPSLVPSLEEIPERTSRRRPDPACYREPSLKCKLRQGDPFTNTEFLHCSVNKTKKKKRPKPKELTKNIKEELLPVELPTANASKLTAMGDEKQEVM, encoded by the exons ATGGCCCTCAATGCAGAGAAAGCTAATGCACAGCAGCTTGCCAAGGAGAAGGTCATCTTGCAGATGGAGTTGGAGCAGTGCCACTTCCAGAATGCTTCTCTGCGAAACAAGCTCTGCTTCCTG AATAACGTCTTCAAAGAACTAGAAAACCTTGTGGAGTCAGTGAAGATGGCTCGGCTTTCTGAG GTCCCTACTAGTCCTTTATTCCCGTCTGATCGCCAGAAGAACAGCATGACTGAAGATAGCTGGGCTGATGATATTGCTGATGATCATCTTCTGAG cactgcagcaatgcCACTGAGGGTACCCATTTCAAAGCCAAGAAATTTGAGACAGCAAAGTGGCAGTTCCACAGCAATGCAGAAGTCCTCATTAGGTCTTCAGACTTGTGCTCCTGATAAGCCCCTGGAAACTTTGTCTGTTTCTGAAGATGCTTTGCCACCACAGTTTGCTGGGAAGACTCAGTCCCAccaggaagaaaatgggaagaacCAGCGTGAAGGAATGGGAGCGCAAGAGGCTTTTCTTGACTCATGTCCCTCCAGAG AGTCCTTGTGTGCTACCCAACAAAATAACAATTTGTCAGCACCTGCCTGGGAAAGTTGTCCACTTCTGTATGAAGATGAAATGGTGAAGCGCTTCTGTGATCGTCTCTCACAAGGGCATGTTacacagaggagaaaacattCCGCTTGGTTTGCAGCCAGCACTCAGTCTTCAAATGTTGATATCATCCCACATGTTGCTTCAACTCGGGCAACCTGGTGTGGTATTACAGAGGATAGCAGCAACTTCAGTGAGGACAACGTACAGCCACAACTCAAATCTCCCAGCTCACTGGCTTCACCTACTGAAGCCACTGTTAGTCCCAATAGAAGACTTCCAGTTAAAGAAGCTTTTTGTGATCAGCTACAGGCTGAAGAAACTGGGTGTAGTGTTGAAGTAGATTCCACCTCTAATGATGTCATGGAGTCCATTCCTGTAAAGATTAGAAGTAAAGTTAAACGTAAAACTGATGAGATAAagactgttaaaaaaacaagtgcaggaagaaagaaaacaaatgtgattaAAACCAGTGCAAAAAATGGTCCTGATATACCccaaagcaaggagaaaaaccAAAATGCAGAGAAGCCTATTTTGTCAGAAGTTGCATTATGGTCTAATAGGTCAGAGGCTTCTGATATGGAGCAGAAGGCTTGTGTTGGAGCTTTGGACTTGAAAAATAGAGGCTCTGGTGTGGTACAGTGTTCATGTTCTCCTAATAAGGTCAGTATCAGAAGAACATACATAGTGAACCAACCACAGCTGAGTGATCTTGGAAGTGGTGGCTTAGTGCAAGTTAAGAAAGATGGAATTGTTGAGCTCCAAAGCATGGAGAGCAGCTTGTTAGAAATACCAGGTCATGCTGTCTCAAGTCATGAAGATCCCTCAGTTGATTGCAGTCTGCAAAATCTACTTTTGTTGAGGGATGGGACTTCAAGTGTGCGTGCTTTACAGGAAGACTCATCAAATGTGACCACAAAGAGTAGCAGACGGAAAACCAATAGAAAAACTAGAGTAATTTGTCAAATAAATGACTTTGTGGGGAATTTGCCGAGCAGCATGGAAAATATACCCGAGGCCAAAGCTGAAGAGCAGTGTAAAAACAATCAgacaaagaggaggaaaactgTCACAAAAAGCAGTTGTAGTGGTCAGAAACACGAAGGTGATTTTGGGTCTTTtgcaggtgttcaaggaatAGCTGAGGATGGCACAAGGAATTCGCTAGATAAACACAGAAAGAGGACTTATGTTGTCTGTCCTTTGGATCTTACAGAAAACTTGGATTGTGTCCAGACAGATTTTGAAAAGGATAAAGTGGTACCATCAACACAATGTGCTCCTGGGAGCAAGGCTAGCAAAATTCCCAGAGTTAAGAGGATGGTAGCTGCTcagaacaataaaaaacaaacagggcaTCCTCAAGAAAATGAGCAAACTAAAGTTGTCAATGCTGGttctttgcaaaaagaaagcagttgcAAATCAAGGCCTCggaggaagagaaaaacctCTGCTTCTCCAGACACCAATTCTGTAGCCAAGCAGAGTGATGATGGTGCCAGTGTCCTCCGTGAAAGTTCTATGGAACTTGTATCTAAGCAAACTGTGctaattaagaaatatttctcccCTACCAATCTGCTGTCTGAGCTGGGTGCTTCCCTAGAAGAGCAGATAGCTGACATATCACTTTCAAAGAAACTTATGGACCTTTCACAGAGCTTTGAGTCCTCCTCTGTGATCTGTTCTGCAGATTTGCCTGTCAGCTGTGGGCTCACAGATCTGCCAGTTTCCAAAAGCTCAGAGGCTGAAGACAAAGGGACTACAGAAAAATCCCCTCTTTGTCCAGAAAGGTCTCTGCTGTTTAAAGAAAGGACGGCacaaaaagcatctgaagaaaTAAACCAGGTTGCGTCAAGTTTTAAACATTGTTCCCAGAGTTCACCTTCAAAGGAACCTG AGATCAAGCCGCTACAGGATTTGACCAATGCCAGGACTCCATCTCTCGTCCCCAGCTTGGAAGAAATACCAGAACGCACATCCAGACGGAGACCGGACCCAGCCTGCTACAGAGAGCCAAGTCTCAAGTG CAAACTGAGGCAGGGTGACCCGTTTACAAACACAGAGTTCCTCCACTGCTCtgttaacaaaacaaaaaagaagaaaaggcccAAACCCAAGGAATTGACcaaaaatatcaaagaagaaCTTCTTCCTGTAGAACTTCCCACTGCCAACGCAAGCAAACTAACAGCAATGGGAGATGAGAAGCAAGAAGTGATGTAG
- the LOC107316590 gene encoding uncharacterized protein LOC107316590 isoform X3: protein MPLRVPISKPRNLRQQSGSSTAMQKSSLGLQTCAPDKPLETLSVSEDALPPQFAGKTQSHQEENGKNQREGMGAQEAFLDSCPSRESLCATQQNNNLSAPAWESCPLLYEDEMVKRFCDRLSQGHVTQRRKHSAWFAASTQSSNVDIIPHVASTRATWCGITEDSSNFSEDNVQPQLKSPSSLASPTEATVSPNRRLPVKEAFCDQLQAEETGCSVEVDSTSNDVMESIPVKIRSKVKRKTDEIKTVKKTSAGRKKTNVIKTSAKNGPDIPQSKEKNQNAEKPILSEVALWSNRSEASDMEQKACVGALDLKNRGSGVVQCSCSPNKVSIRRTYIVNQPQLSDLGSGGLVQVKKDGIVELQSMESSLLEIPGHAVSSHEDPSVDCSLQNLLLLRDGTSSVRALQEDSSNVTTKSSRRKTNRKTRVICQINDFVGNLPSSMENIPEAKAEEQCKNNQTKRRKTVTKSSCSGQKHEGDFGSFAGVQGIAEDGTRNSLDKHRKRTYVVCPLDLTENLDCVQTDFEKDKVVPSTQCAPGSKASKIPRVKRMVAAQNNKKQTGHPQENEQTKVVNAGSLQKESSCKSRPRRKRKTSASPDTNSVAKQSDDGASVLRESSMELVSKQTVLIKKYFSPTNLLSELGASLEEQIADISLSKKLMDLSQSFESSSVICSADLPVSCGLTDLPVSKSSEAEDKGTTEKSPLCPERSLLFKERTAQKASEEINQVASSFKHCSQSSPSKEPEIKPLQDLTNARTPSLVPSLEEIPERTSRRRPDPACYREPSLKCKLRQGDPFTNTEFLHCSVNKTKKKKRPKPKELTKNIKEELLPVELPTANASKLTAMGDEKQEVM, encoded by the exons atgcCACTGAGGGTACCCATTTCAAAGCCAAGAAATTTGAGACAGCAAAGTGGCAGTTCCACAGCAATGCAGAAGTCCTCATTAGGTCTTCAGACTTGTGCTCCTGATAAGCCCCTGGAAACTTTGTCTGTTTCTGAAGATGCTTTGCCACCACAGTTTGCTGGGAAGACTCAGTCCCAccaggaagaaaatgggaagaacCAGCGTGAAGGAATGGGAGCGCAAGAGGCTTTTCTTGACTCATGTCCCTCCAGAG AGTCCTTGTGTGCTACCCAACAAAATAACAATTTGTCAGCACCTGCCTGGGAAAGTTGTCCACTTCTGTATGAAGATGAAATGGTGAAGCGCTTCTGTGATCGTCTCTCACAAGGGCATGTTacacagaggagaaaacattCCGCTTGGTTTGCAGCCAGCACTCAGTCTTCAAATGTTGATATCATCCCACATGTTGCTTCAACTCGGGCAACCTGGTGTGGTATTACAGAGGATAGCAGCAACTTCAGTGAGGACAACGTACAGCCACAACTCAAATCTCCCAGCTCACTGGCTTCACCTACTGAAGCCACTGTTAGTCCCAATAGAAGACTTCCAGTTAAAGAAGCTTTTTGTGATCAGCTACAGGCTGAAGAAACTGGGTGTAGTGTTGAAGTAGATTCCACCTCTAATGATGTCATGGAGTCCATTCCTGTAAAGATTAGAAGTAAAGTTAAACGTAAAACTGATGAGATAAagactgttaaaaaaacaagtgcaggaagaaagaaaacaaatgtgattaAAACCAGTGCAAAAAATGGTCCTGATATACCccaaagcaaggagaaaaaccAAAATGCAGAGAAGCCTATTTTGTCAGAAGTTGCATTATGGTCTAATAGGTCAGAGGCTTCTGATATGGAGCAGAAGGCTTGTGTTGGAGCTTTGGACTTGAAAAATAGAGGCTCTGGTGTGGTACAGTGTTCATGTTCTCCTAATAAGGTCAGTATCAGAAGAACATACATAGTGAACCAACCACAGCTGAGTGATCTTGGAAGTGGTGGCTTAGTGCAAGTTAAGAAAGATGGAATTGTTGAGCTCCAAAGCATGGAGAGCAGCTTGTTAGAAATACCAGGTCATGCTGTCTCAAGTCATGAAGATCCCTCAGTTGATTGCAGTCTGCAAAATCTACTTTTGTTGAGGGATGGGACTTCAAGTGTGCGTGCTTTACAGGAAGACTCATCAAATGTGACCACAAAGAGTAGCAGACGGAAAACCAATAGAAAAACTAGAGTAATTTGTCAAATAAATGACTTTGTGGGGAATTTGCCGAGCAGCATGGAAAATATACCCGAGGCCAAAGCTGAAGAGCAGTGTAAAAACAATCAgacaaagaggaggaaaactgTCACAAAAAGCAGTTGTAGTGGTCAGAAACACGAAGGTGATTTTGGGTCTTTtgcaggtgttcaaggaatAGCTGAGGATGGCACAAGGAATTCGCTAGATAAACACAGAAAGAGGACTTATGTTGTCTGTCCTTTGGATCTTACAGAAAACTTGGATTGTGTCCAGACAGATTTTGAAAAGGATAAAGTGGTACCATCAACACAATGTGCTCCTGGGAGCAAGGCTAGCAAAATTCCCAGAGTTAAGAGGATGGTAGCTGCTcagaacaataaaaaacaaacagggcaTCCTCAAGAAAATGAGCAAACTAAAGTTGTCAATGCTGGttctttgcaaaaagaaagcagttgcAAATCAAGGCCTCggaggaagagaaaaacctCTGCTTCTCCAGACACCAATTCTGTAGCCAAGCAGAGTGATGATGGTGCCAGTGTCCTCCGTGAAAGTTCTATGGAACTTGTATCTAAGCAAACTGTGctaattaagaaatatttctcccCTACCAATCTGCTGTCTGAGCTGGGTGCTTCCCTAGAAGAGCAGATAGCTGACATATCACTTTCAAAGAAACTTATGGACCTTTCACAGAGCTTTGAGTCCTCCTCTGTGATCTGTTCTGCAGATTTGCCTGTCAGCTGTGGGCTCACAGATCTGCCAGTTTCCAAAAGCTCAGAGGCTGAAGACAAAGGGACTACAGAAAAATCCCCTCTTTGTCCAGAAAGGTCTCTGCTGTTTAAAGAAAGGACGGCacaaaaagcatctgaagaaaTAAACCAGGTTGCGTCAAGTTTTAAACATTGTTCCCAGAGTTCACCTTCAAAGGAACCTG AGATCAAGCCGCTACAGGATTTGACCAATGCCAGGACTCCATCTCTCGTCCCCAGCTTGGAAGAAATACCAGAACGCACATCCAGACGGAGACCGGACCCAGCCTGCTACAGAGAGCCAAGTCTCAAGTG CAAACTGAGGCAGGGTGACCCGTTTACAAACACAGAGTTCCTCCACTGCTCtgttaacaaaacaaaaaagaagaaaaggcccAAACCCAAGGAATTGACcaaaaatatcaaagaagaaCTTCTTCCTGTAGAACTTCCCACTGCCAACGCAAGCAAACTAACAGCAATGGGAGATGAGAAGCAAGAAGTGATGTAG
- the IDH1 gene encoding isocitrate dehydrogenase [NADP] cytoplasmic: MSKKIHGGSVVEMQGDEMTRVIWELIKEKLIFPYVDLDLHSYDLGIEHRDATNDKVTVEAAEAIKKYHVGIKCATITPDEKRVEEFKLKQMWKSPNGTIRNILGGTVFREAIICKNIPRLVSGWVKPIVIGRHAYGDQYRATDFVVPGPGKVEMTYTPADGGKPVTYLVHNFESCGGVAMGMYNLDQSIKDFAHSSFQMALSKGWPLYMSTKNTILKRYDGRFKDIFQEIYDREYKSQFEAKKIWYEHRLIDDMVAQALKSEGGFVWACKNYDGDVQSDSVAQGYGSLGMMTSVLICPDGKTVEAEAAHGTVTRHYRMHQKGQETSTNPIASIFAWTRGLAHRAKLDNNTSLKTFATALEEVCIETIESGFMTKDLAACIKGLPNVTRSDYLSTFEFMDKLAANLKGKLASLPKL, translated from the exons ATGTCTAAAAAAATCCATGGAGGGTCCGTTGTGGAGATGCAAGGAGATGAAATGACAAGGGTCATCTGGGaattaattaaagaaaagctgatttttcctTATGTAGATCTGGATTTGCACAG CTATGACTTGGGCATTGAGCATCGTGATGCTACAAATGATAAAGTGACTGTGGAAGCTGCTGAAGCCATAAAGAAATATCACGTTGGCATCAAGTGTGCCACCATCACTCCTGATGAGAAGAGAGTAGAAGAGTTCAAGCTGAAGCAGATGTGGAAGTCTCCTAATGGGACCATTAGGAACATCCTAGGTGGAACAGTCTTCAGGGAAGCCATTATCTGCAAGAACATACCCCGATTGGTGTCTGGATGGGTGAAACCCATTGTCATTGGCCGTCATGCTTATGGGGATCAA TACAGAGCAACTGATTTTGTGGTACCTGGGCCTGGAAAAGTAGAGATGACATACACTCCAGCAGATGGAGGCAAACCAGTCACCTATCTGGTCCATAACTTTGAAA GCTGTGGAGGTGTAGCCATGGGAATGTACAACCTTGACCAGTCTATCAAGGATTTTGCCCATAGTTCCTTCCAAATGGCGCTGTCTAAAGGCTGGCCCCTCTATATGAGCACCAAGAATACCATCCTGAAGAGATATGATGGCCGCTTTAAAGACATCTTCCAAGAGATCTATGACAG aGAATACAAGTCCCAGTTTGAGGCCAAGAAGATCTGGTATGAACATCGGCTCATTGATGATATGGTTGCTCAGGCCCTAAAATCTGAAGGAGGCTTTGTCTGGGCCTGCAAGAACTACGATGGGGATGTGCAGTCTGACTCTGTTGCACAAG GTTATGGTTCTCTGGGCATGATGACCAGCGTACTGATCTGCCCTGATGGCAAGACTGTTGAAGCAGAAGCTGCACATGGCACAGTTACTCGTCACTACCGCATGCACCAGAAAGGCCAAGAAACCTCCACTAACCCTATTG CTTCCATCTTTGCATGGACAAGAGGATTAGCTCACAGAGCTAAACTGGATAACAACACTAGCCTCAAGACCTTTGCAACTGCCCTGGAAGAAGTGTGCATTGAGACCATTGAATCAGGTTTCATGACAAAGGACCTTGCTGCTTGTATCAAAGGCCTACCTAA TGTCACACGTTCTGACTACCTGAGCACCTTTGAATTCATGGACAAGCTTGCTGCAAACCTGAAGGGGAAGTTGGCCTCCCTGCCTAAACTTTAA